A portion of the Calliphora vicina chromosome 5, idCalVici1.1, whole genome shotgun sequence genome contains these proteins:
- the dila gene encoding centrosomal protein of 131 kDa — translation MDLSLKGSQINLVTRQKPKPKYSSQTNLLKPTTRCYSRPRSASFFERRSLTSLHLRPQSADPKFGRNFASPCGSYSTQDSDFSNLNLSKRQQKKFQSVSSSNLLKLLLDEPIKRSWLCKDSTNNSEGDASELSSSRKSGSYNSLHKPVNNEKYMSTIRNPTRKISSATSYSMLQGAKDKVNREEYYSYRTASSKPDLPGRVSFSKPSTLQLQSDDNDSSDYENLNTYVLQNSSITKSEDISAPGPINPIDYSFKTKTEVAAPTLHKELSSLSLKKSVHFGSSANGEEVLAETFEYPKCPSENCSCSTRSSSSGSIQESPSPKCYCDSSTCKYLMEPFDKLPEVDPEMATSNDTNTPKTIQKTNKISLDIAEPEESQVIRDYKNAIGEQLENSVVKNLLEENKPKSSSNSNLNNFELPSYLSKYSNPTQTPPDVIEKPNNLAEHKTINSNYKSEVAKKDFLKMENQLESPTKKSSSDTVINNYLKVAASTSAIIKKKENNNNKPEAKKSSTTGNNNSLSKPNPKTPSIAPLTQNNIKKAKSFGNLREDSNLHEFNIDKIDTWMSMHEQSSQAISTKSALNDHAALEESFEKFTQETLEAMSALDPEEEEDDDDEEDEKSMDQSQDDSTYDEIVSVIKEIEEDKKKDNLAERVNSEMNLKLSTTPSTGTPHSPPETSKSKESPDKYKDILSYLDNVEDSCEKTLMETRRSMPDTNRSEVEFVVEPDIAEDVPKLSDLLMLPNHQLARRVIALSLRANELANAVHLSKEHIMKVRTEKQKSIRSEKTNAANRMKEQKKHYEAIVKRHQGFIEQLLKDKGSLCEKVAALTRRLESQNQAWEHKLETEVTRVKENTMAGEKIRRERWVRENTKKIKELTVKGLETEINKMNCNHQKEITELKRAHQQQLLDALEEDRLKHEQIEKSIRESCAQDRESIISKERNAIRERFERQLEEERNSFDEQKQKLIEDHHGEKQRLQSELKSKEQELQTKRVEWQQEKDTEMEQAISELQEKMSKQEEKFLNRLNTMEKQYEADFEMWKTEYENKCKVQQVEKENAIRQHYRSERDRQIDAIVQRMDAEAVKNNEEFENKISRLREKYDKDLQELECVEKSVREKYAETRSKLAESDAQARNLQAEIKQLQIELDHSKKMCSEFVNERDQLRENLRSDIQNEVQSLKQERDQEIQKIHKRVQQAIEKKDATIDILQKENGSLRERCLKLEAVIRQQRKDYCVK, via the exons ATGGATTTAAGTTTAAAGGGCTCGCAG ataaaTTTGGTTACACGACAAAAGCCTAAACCCAAGTACTCATCACAAACAAATCTTTTAAAGCCCACAACACGCTGTTATTCTAGACCTAGATCGGCTAGTTTTTTCGAAAGACGTTCCTTAACATCTTTGCACTTAAGGCCTCAATCGGCGGATCCTAAATTTGGTAGAAATTTCGCAAGCCCATGTGGTTCTTACAGTACACAGGATTCTGATTTTTCTAATTTGAATTTGAGCAAAAGGCAACAGAAAAAGTTTCAATCTGTGTCTTCCTCAAATCTGTTGAAATTATTATTGGATGAACCTATTAAAAGGTCGTGGTTGTGTAAGGATTCTACAAATAATAGTGAGGGAGATGCATCTGAATTGAGTTCTTCTAGGAAAAGTGGCAGTTATAATTCATTGCATAAACCGGTGAATAACGAAAAATATATGAGCACGATAAGAAATCCAACTAGAAAAATTTCATCAGCTACCTCTTACTCTATGCTACAGGGTGCCAAAGACAAAGTAAATCGAGAGGAATACTATAGCTATCGTACAGCATCATCTAAACCAGATCTTCCGGGTAGAGTATCGTTTTCAAAACCCTCCACTCTGCAGCTGCAAAGTGATGACAATGATTCTAgtgattatgaaaatttaaatacttatgtGTTACAAAACTCTTCTATAACAAAATCAGAAGATATATCTGCACCAGGGCCTATAAATCCCAtagattattcgtttaaaacaaaaacagaagtGGCTGCTCCAACTCTGCACAAGGAATTGTCttctttaagtttaaaaaagtcTGTACACTTCGGTTCTTCCGCCAATGGTGAAGAAGTTTTAGCTGAGACTTTTGAATATCCCAAGTGTCCTTCGGAAAATTGTTCTTGCAGTACCAGATCATCATCTTCTGGCTCCATACAAGAATCCCCCAGTCCTAAATGTTATTGTGACTCATCTACTTGCAAGTATCTAATGGAACCTTTTGATAAACTTCCTGAAGTAGACCCAGAAATGGCAACAAGTAATGATACTAACACaccaaaaacaattcaaaaaactaataaaatctCTTTGGACATAGCAGAACCAGAGGAGTCTCAAGTTATACGAGACTATAAAAATGCCATAGGTGAACAGCTGGAAAATTCAGTAGTAAAAAATCTTCttgaagaaaataaaccaaaatcttCCTCTAActcgaatttaaacaattttgaattgcCTTCTTATCTGTCCAAGTATTCGAATCCTACACAAACGCCGCCCGATGTCATAGAGAAGCCAAATAATTTAGCCGAACACAAAACTATCAATTCCAACTACAAATCAGAAGTGGCTaaaaaagattttcttaaaatggAAAATCAATTGGAAAGTCCCACAAAAAAGAGCTCAAGTGATACGGTCATTAACAATTACTTAAAAGTGGCCGCCTCCACATCTGCCATTATTAAGAAGAaggaaaacaataataacaaaccaGAAGCGAAAAAATCTTCAACCACAGGCAATAATAACTCGTTGTCCAAGCCAAATCCCAAAACACCTTCCATAGCGCCCTTAACgcaaaataacattaaaaaagcCAAAAGTTTTGGTAATTTAAGAGAAGATTCCAATTTGCATGAATTCAATATTGATAAAATTGACACTTGGATGTCTATGCATGAGCAATCCTCTCAAGCCATAAGCACAAAGTCTGCACTAAATGATCATGCCGCTTTAGAAGAGTCATTTGAAAAATTCACCCAAGAAACACTGGAAGCCATGTCGGCTCTAGATCCCGAAGAGGaggaggatgatgatgatgaggaagATGAAAAATCTATGGATCAATCACAAGATGATTCAACATACGATGAGATAGTATCGGTGATTAAAGAAATAGAGGAGGACAAAAAGAAGG acaATTTAGCCGAACGTGTTAATTcggaaatgaatttaaaattgagTACCACACCCAGTACTGGAACACCTCATAGTCCACCAGAAACTTCTAAATCAAAAGAATCTCCGGATAAATATAAAGATATTTTAAGCTATTTGGATAATGTGGAGGATAGTTGTGAGAAAACTTTAATGGAAACCAGACGTTCCATGCCAGACACCAATCGCAGCGAAGTGGAATTTGTGGTAGAACCAGATATAGCAGAGGATGTACCCAA GCTTTCCGATTTATTAATGCTGCCTAACCATCAGTTAGCTCGCCGTGTTATAGCTCTCAGTTTGAGGGCCAATGAACTGGCTAATGCTGTACACCTGTCCAAAGAACATATCATGAAAGTGCGCACCGAAAAACAAAAAAGCATTAGATCTGAGAAAACCAATGCCGCCAATCGTATGAAAGAACAAAAGAAACACTATGAGGCCATAGTCAAAAGGCATCAGGGTTTCATAGAGCAATTGTTAAAAGACAAAGGATCGCTGTGTGAAAAAGTGGCTGCTCTTACCAGGCGCTTGGAGAGTCAAAATCAAGCGTGGGAACACAAATTGGAAACAGAAGTAACACGTGTTAAAGAAAACACCATGGCGGGAGAGAAAATACGTCGAGAAAGATGGGTGAGAGAGAATACCAAGAAAATTAAG gaactTACGGTTAAAGGTTTGGAGACGGAAATCAATAAAATGAATTGTAATCATCAAAAAGAAATCACCGAATTAAAAAGAGCCCATCAGCAACAATTGCTGGATGCTTTGGAAGAAGACCGTTTGAAACATGAACAGATTGAAAAAAGCATAAGAGAGTCTTGTGCTCAAGATCGGGAATCTATAATAAGTAAAGAAAGAAATGCTATAAGAGAAAG ATTTGAGCGTCAACTGGAAGAAGAACGAAATTCTTTTGACGAACAAAAGCAAAAGTTAATAGAAGATCATCATGGAGAAAAGCAGCGTTTGCAAAGTGAATTAAAGTCCAAAGAACAAGAACTACAAACAAAGCGTGTCGAATGGCAACAAGAAAAAGATACGGAAATGGAGCAGGCCATTTCAGAACTACAGGAAAAAATGTCGAAACAAGAAGAAAAGTTCCTTAATCGTTTAAATACCATGGAAAAACAATATGAGGCCGATTTTGAAATGTGGAAAACTGAATACGAAAACAAATGTAAAGTCCAGCAGGTGGAAAAAGAGAATGCCATACGCCAACACTATCGCAGTGAGAGAGATCGACAAATTGATGCAATTGTCCAAAGAATGGATGCAGAGGCGGTCAAAAATAATGAggagtttgaaaataaaataag CCGTTTGAGGGAGAAATATGACAAGGATTTGCAGGAGCTGGAGTGTGTGGAAAAATCTGTAAGAGAAAAATATGCGGAAACAAGAAGCAAATTGGCTGAGTCTGATGCCCAAGCAAGAAATTTACAGGCCGAAATTAAACAATTGCAAATAGAGCTGGATCATAGTAAGAAG aTGTGCTCTGAATTTGTTAACGAACGTGATCAATTGCGAGAAAATCTTCGTTCGGATATACAAAATGAAGTGCAGTCCTTGAAACAAGAACGAGATCAAGAAATACAAAAGATTCATAAaag AGTTCAACAGGCCATTGAGAAAAAGGATGCCACCATCGACATATTGCAAAAGGAAAATGGCAGTTTGAGAGAACGATGTTTAAAGTTGGAGGCCGTTATAAGGCAGCAACGAAAGGACTATTGTGTCAAGTAA